In Deinococcus maricopensis DSM 21211, one genomic interval encodes:
- the trhA gene encoding PAQR family membrane homeostasis protein TrhA gives MKRLYAALREPVNSLTHWAGVPLGAAFLAVLLAWAHARHLPLWPFVVFGLSFIALYASSATYHSLRVSERALLWLRKLDHSAIFLLIAGSYTPIAYFGLHGDWRWRVLWLVWGIALAGITLKLVTMRLPRWVSTALYLGMGWIALAFVPQLARNLPVGAMVWLGIGGLLYTVGAVIYGTKRWNPRPGVFGFHEIWHLFVLGGSTAHFVMMLNLR, from the coding sequence GTGAAACGCCTCTACGCTGCCCTGCGCGAACCCGTGAACAGCCTCACGCACTGGGCCGGCGTCCCGCTCGGCGCCGCGTTCCTCGCCGTCCTGCTCGCCTGGGCCCACGCCCGCCACCTCCCCTTGTGGCCGTTCGTGGTGTTCGGCCTGAGCTTCATCGCGCTGTACGCCTCCAGCGCCACCTACCACTCCCTGCGCGTGTCCGAACGCGCCCTGCTGTGGCTGCGCAAACTCGACCACAGCGCCATCTTCCTGCTCATCGCCGGAAGCTACACCCCGATTGCGTACTTCGGTCTGCACGGCGACTGGCGTTGGCGCGTGCTGTGGCTCGTGTGGGGCATCGCCCTGGCCGGCATCACCCTCAAGCTCGTCACCATGCGCCTGCCCCGCTGGGTCAGCACCGCGCTGTACCTCGGCATGGGCTGGATCGCGCTCGCGTTTGTGCCGCAACTCGCCCGGAACCTCCCCGTGGGCGCCATGGTGTGGCTCGGCATCGGCGGGCTGCTGTACACGGTCGGCGCGGTCATCTACGGCACCAAACGCTGGAACCCCCGCCCGGGCGTGTTTGGCTTCCATGAGATCTGGCACCTGTTCGTGCTCGGCGGCAGCACCGCGCACTTCGTCATGATGCTTAACCTCCGCTGA
- a CDS encoding site-2 protease family protein, whose protein sequence is MGLINLLSSDPLAFVIIAGALVLSLTFHEFAHAWVADRLGDPTPRRYGRVTLNPARHLDPFGALLLLVAGFGFARPVPVNMNNLSRWGGLAVAAAGPLSNILIAVVTTVLLYVLPHTQLSLQVLLTVLSINLVLAIFNLLPIPLLDGSRIVAALFPRTLGRSLMEFEAMPFSFVLVMVFIYIARGPIGDILGTVQGFVLRLIGLG, encoded by the coding sequence ATGGGCCTGATCAATCTGCTGTCGTCCGACCCGCTGGCGTTCGTGATTATTGCGGGCGCGTTGGTCCTGTCACTCACCTTCCACGAGTTCGCGCACGCCTGGGTGGCGGATCGCCTGGGCGATCCGACGCCGCGCCGGTATGGGCGCGTGACGCTGAATCCCGCTCGTCACCTGGATCCGTTCGGGGCGCTGCTGCTGCTGGTGGCGGGCTTCGGGTTCGCGCGGCCCGTTCCCGTGAACATGAACAACCTGAGCCGCTGGGGAGGCCTGGCGGTCGCGGCGGCGGGGCCGCTGTCGAACATCCTGATTGCGGTGGTGACGACGGTGCTGCTGTACGTCCTGCCGCACACGCAATTGTCGCTGCAGGTGCTGCTGACGGTGCTGAGCATCAATCTGGTGCTGGCGATCTTCAACCTGCTGCCGATTCCGCTGCTGGACGGCAGCCGCATCGTGGCGGCGTTGTTCCCGCGGACGCTGGGGCGCAGCCTGATGGAGTTCGAGGCGATGCCGTTCAGTTTCGTGCTGGTGATGGTGTTCATCTACATCGCCCGCGGCCCGATCGGGGACATCCTGGGGACCGTGCAGGGGTTCGTACTGCGCCTCATCGGCTTGGGTTGA